Proteins encoded within one genomic window of Phototrophicus methaneseepsis:
- a CDS encoding vWA domain-containing protein, which yields MEKRMVDFIRALRAAGVRISVAESHDAMQGVNTIGIGDMMNFKTTLRTTLVKEHHDQPTFDYFFPLFFKSNKPPLENINEQMSEEQKQMLQQAMQSLMGDMDALKQLMQQLMNGQPFSDEQLDQMGQMSGLENGSEMYQRRWFERRMMQQSGMEQMGKMMEALLQMLSEMGMSDEALEQLAEMMQQNMQGLSEQISDFAGQSLAERMAEQEPRQRPDLMDVPLKHLGPGDIDDMRDEVRRLAARLKSRAALRQKRANNGNFDPRRTLRANMRYGGTPIEITHRKRHKKPSLVLICDLSTSMRQMVEFFLTLVYELQDHVRRTNSFIFISDMVDVTSDINQADMPTAVAQIMMNNPSGSYNTDLGNSLNTFKERHMSTIDHRTTVIVLGDGRNNFNDPRLDIHSDLQRKARRLFWFCPESSREWGTGDSDMHRYAAQSDGVYMIQTLRDLGYAVDQILADS from the coding sequence ATGGAAAAACGGATGGTCGATTTTATCCGCGCGCTGCGGGCCGCCGGGGTTCGTATCAGCGTGGCGGAAAGCCACGACGCCATGCAGGGCGTCAATACAATTGGCATCGGCGATATGATGAACTTCAAGACCACCCTGCGCACCACACTCGTCAAAGAACATCATGACCAACCCACGTTCGACTATTTCTTCCCTCTCTTTTTTAAAAGCAACAAGCCGCCTCTTGAAAATATCAACGAGCAAATGAGCGAAGAGCAAAAGCAGATGCTGCAACAGGCCATGCAGTCGCTCATGGGCGATATGGACGCGCTCAAACAGTTGATGCAGCAGTTAATGAACGGCCAGCCCTTCAGCGATGAGCAGCTTGACCAGATGGGGCAGATGTCCGGCTTGGAGAATGGCAGCGAGATGTATCAGCGGCGCTGGTTCGAGCGGCGCATGATGCAGCAATCTGGCATGGAGCAAATGGGCAAGATGATGGAAGCGCTGCTGCAAATGCTCAGTGAGATGGGCATGAGCGATGAAGCGCTGGAACAACTGGCCGAGATGATGCAGCAAAATATGCAGGGCCTCTCAGAGCAAATCAGCGACTTTGCAGGGCAATCCTTGGCTGAGCGCATGGCCGAGCAGGAGCCACGTCAGCGGCCCGATTTAATGGATGTCCCGCTAAAGCATCTGGGTCCTGGTGATATTGACGATATGCGCGATGAGGTGCGCCGTCTGGCGGCCCGCCTCAAGAGCCGTGCCGCACTGCGCCAGAAGCGCGCCAATAATGGCAACTTCGACCCACGCCGCACGCTGCGCGCCAATATGCGCTATGGGGGCACCCCTATTGAAATTACGCATCGCAAGCGCCACAAAAAGCCCAGCTTAGTGCTCATCTGCGATTTAAGCACCTCCATGCGGCAGATGGTCGAGTTCTTCCTGACGCTGGTCTACGAATTACAGGACCATGTACGCCGCACGAACAGCTTCATCTTCATCTCGGATATGGTCGATGTGACGTCTGACATTAATCAAGCGGATATGCCAACTGCTGTCGCTCAGATCATGATGAACAACCCATCTGGCTCTTATAACACAGACCTGGGTAACAGCCTCAACACCTTCAAAGAGCGCCATATGAGCACGATTGATCATCGCACCACAGTGATTGTGCTCGGTGATGGACGCAACAACTTCAATGATCCGCGCCTGGATATTCATAGCGATTTACAGCGCAAAGCACGGCGTTTATTCTGGTTCTGCCCGGAATCGTCGCGTGAGTGGGGCACAGGTGATAGCGATATGCACCGTTATGCTGCTCAATCCGACGGCGTCTATATGATCCAGACATTGCGCGACCTCGGCTATGCTGTCGATCAAATCCTGGCAGATAGCTAA
- the asnB gene encoding asparagine synthase (glutamine-hydrolyzing) — MCGICGVIHLDGAPVAKATLQAMNDTLFHRGPDDAGYHLADHIGLAMRRLSIIDVAGSPQPLYNEDQQVTVVFNGEIYNFQALRQQLTAKGHTFRTGGDGETIAHLYEDHSTDAPKHLRGQFAFAAWDAAQEKLLLACDRMGQKPIYYYYDAQTFVFASEIKALLRHPRVPRQSILDDPHNLALYLSYGYIPAPQTAFKHIHALQPGHTLLLNAATGKIGVQPYWQPPQIAPADRSAQAADWVPQIREALLEAVRLRLIADVPLGAFLSGGLDSSLIVALMQRETNHTVKTFSIGFAGEDSFDETIYARQVADYLGTDHTAFIVEPHAMDLLPKLVWHYDAPFADSSAIPTFLVSELTRQHVTVALTGDGGDELFAGYDRFYAATLVQKLGMIPRPLWQMASGLLGALPEGTGYANRLKRAGRFVRGASQPLAYAYFDWVRLFDAEQVQQLTQQRDIGGAHFAGFIGGDPDLSAILYANMTTYLPDDLLIKADRCSMAASLEARAPFMDHELVELAARVPLNLKLNGRNTKYILKEVARGLLPDAIIDRKKHGFGAPLGAWLRQDSGLVRDVLLSQQARQRGLLSMPAVEKLITEHESGQRDHGYRLWALLTLETWYHLFVDAPQPVMP; from the coding sequence ATGTGCGGCATCTGTGGTGTGATTCATCTGGACGGCGCGCCTGTCGCAAAGGCCACCCTCCAGGCCATGAACGACACGCTCTTTCATCGCGGACCGGATGACGCCGGGTATCACCTTGCCGACCACATCGGGTTAGCCATGCGCCGCCTGAGCATCATTGATGTCGCAGGCAGCCCACAGCCTCTTTACAATGAAGATCAACAGGTTACCGTCGTCTTCAATGGCGAGATATACAATTTTCAGGCACTGCGCCAGCAGCTCACGGCGAAGGGTCACACCTTCCGCACAGGTGGGGACGGTGAGACCATCGCGCACCTGTATGAAGATCACAGCACAGACGCTCCCAAGCATCTACGAGGTCAATTCGCCTTCGCCGCCTGGGATGCGGCTCAGGAAAAGCTGCTGCTGGCCTGTGACCGTATGGGCCAGAAGCCGATCTACTATTACTACGATGCGCAGACCTTCGTCTTCGCCAGCGAAATAAAAGCCCTGCTGCGGCATCCACGTGTGCCGCGCCAGTCCATTTTAGACGATCCGCACAATCTGGCGCTTTACCTCAGCTATGGTTATATTCCCGCGCCACAAACTGCCTTTAAGCATATTCACGCCCTGCAACCGGGGCATACCCTGCTGCTGAATGCCGCCACAGGAAAAATCGGCGTCCAACCCTACTGGCAGCCACCGCAAATCGCGCCCGCTGATCGCAGTGCTCAAGCTGCCGACTGGGTGCCGCAAATACGCGAAGCGCTCTTAGAAGCGGTGCGTCTGCGCTTAATCGCTGATGTGCCATTAGGGGCCTTCCTCAGCGGTGGGTTGGATAGCAGCCTGATTGTGGCGTTGATGCAGCGTGAGACAAACCACACCGTCAAGACATTCAGCATTGGCTTTGCGGGTGAGGACAGCTTCGACGAGACGATTTATGCTCGGCAGGTGGCCGATTATCTGGGCACGGATCACACTGCCTTCATAGTCGAGCCGCACGCTATGGACCTGCTGCCTAAGCTGGTATGGCATTATGACGCTCCCTTCGCTGATAGCAGCGCGATTCCGACGTTTCTGGTCAGTGAATTGACCCGGCAGCATGTGACGGTCGCGCTCACGGGGGATGGTGGCGATGAATTGTTCGCAGGCTATGATCGCTTCTACGCCGCGACACTGGTTCAAAAGCTCGGTATGATTCCCAGGCCGTTGTGGCAAATGGCCTCAGGCCTGCTCGGTGCGCTGCCAGAAGGCACAGGCTATGCTAACCGGCTCAAGCGTGCGGGTCGCTTCGTGCGCGGGGCCAGCCAGCCGCTAGCTTATGCCTACTTCGATTGGGTGCGCTTATTCGATGCGGAACAGGTGCAACAATTGACGCAGCAGCGGGACATCGGCGGGGCGCATTTCGCGGGCTTCATCGGCGGCGATCCCGATTTAAGCGCCATCCTGTACGCCAATATGACCACGTATCTACCGGACGATTTGCTCATCAAGGCGGACCGCTGCAGCATGGCGGCCTCGCTGGAAGCACGCGCCCCATTCATGGATCATGAACTTGTCGAGCTGGCGGCGCGGGTGCCGCTCAACCTCAAGCTGAATGGCCGTAATACCAAATACATCCTCAAAGAAGTGGCGCGTGGCCTACTGCCGGATGCCATCATCGACCGCAAGAAGCACGGCTTCGGCGCGCCCCTGGGCGCATGGCTCAGGCAGGATAGCGGCCTCGTGCGCGATGTGCTGCTCAGCCAGCAAGCCCGTCAGCGCGGCCTGCTGAGTATGCCTGCTGTCGAAAAGCTCATCACAGAGCATGAATCCGGCCAGCGCGATCATGGCTATCGGCTGTGGGCACTGCTCACATTAGAGACATGGTACCATCTGTTTGTAGATGCCCCTCAGCCTGTGATGCCATAA